TGTTTGGCCATCAATGTCTAGAACCTTAAAGGATCTCTATTTGTATACCACCTTGATGCCAAGATAAAAAACTCCTAAATTAATGCTCCCTAATATGGCCAATAGCCCGAAAGAATAACGTCGATGGAATAGTTCAAGTTGTCAGTTATCCATCCCCCGTTTCCATCTCTTGTCATATATATTGTAACTACAGTTACCACAAATGAGCTCATACAGGAACCAAGAGCTGTGGCACAGAGCAAAAGCCCAGTGCCAAAGCTTAGCAATGAATGAGGCACCTGATCACCGCAGCCCTAACAATGGGCCAACGCGACAACCGTTTAAAATGCAAAATCTGTATTATTAGAattaaaacatatataaaattaatgtGTATTGTATCTCAGAAATCAACTTTACAATATTACAAGCTATAGAAGACATTCATTTTTTTACGGAGTTCATTCGTTACTTGTATTTAGCCATTTAAACACATTTAATTAGGCAATGCAAGCTGAACACCACAAGAAATTGGGAATCGCCAATTATAGATAAACAAAATCCTTAATTTAGATAATTAGAAGAATCTACAGCCAGAAGTTGAAACAATTAAATATTAGGTGATCCTGTGTTGCAAGAAAAGACTGACAGAGCAGATGACATGCTCCTTCTCGAGTAAGCTTCTTGCTCGTAAAAGAACACCAGCTAAAGATTTTGTAAAGAACCTTTTAGCTCAATATATGAATAATGTGTTTTTACAGATTTTACAGAAATGAAAATGTCATCAAAAACTTTAAACTTAGAGGGAAACTATAGCTGGTTATATACAAGAAAAGAGTAAGAATTTTCTAACTAACTTTTGGCGGGAAAAGAAAACAACTGACTAAACTTTTCTTACTCACTAAGCTAAgctaaataatttatatttatcaAGTAATGTTGATTGACTTTGACCAATGTGATATTGTATTACTAATATCCCCCCTCAAGTTGGGAGGTGTAGCAGAAGAAACCATCCCCAACTTGGACAACAGTTCCTTAAATTGAGGTGAAGGAACTATCTTTGTAAGAACATCTGCCAATTGGTTCGTAGTAGGGAGATAACTGAGTTGCAGTAGACCTTCCAGCACTTTATCCCTCGTGAAATGACAATCAATTTCTATATGCTTTGTTCTCTCATGAAAGACTGGATTCCTGGCAATATGAAGAGCAGACTGATTATCACAGTTGAGTTGAACAGGTTTTAATCCATGAATACCTAGTTCTTCCAACAATCTGACTGTCCAAACAACTTCAGAAGCAGCAGAAGCCATTGCTCTATACTCGGCCTCAGAAGAAGATCTGGACACAGTGGACTGCTTCTTTGATTTCCATGTAATAGGAGAATTTCCGAGTAATAAAACATAGCCAGTAACAGATCTTCTAGAATCAGGACATGAAGCCCAGTCTGAATCAGAAAAGGCCTGAAGAGTTATAGCAGTAGAAGCCTTAAGCAAAATCCCTTGACCTATGGTAGCATTTAAGTATCTCAGAGTGTGTAAGAATGCATCATAATGAGGAACTCTTGGAGCCTGTAGGAACTGACTCAACACTTGAACTGTATAGCTCAGATCAGGTCTAGTATTTGTTAAAAAATTTAATTTCCCAACTATTGACCTGTAGAGCTCTGCATCTTTAAATAATGGTCCATCATCTGCTGTTAATCTAAGATCAAGAGATAGAGGAGTAAGAGCTTTCTTAGACAAATCAGCATCAATAAGCTGCAGAATCTCCTTTGTATATTTTGTTTGACTAAGAACAGTCCCTTCAGGAAGATAAGACACCTCAATGCCTAGAAAATAGTGCAATACTCCAAGATCCTTAATAGTGAATTTGGCATGTAATTGCTGCTTGAGAGCTGTTATTTTAGTAAGATTACTACCAGTGACAAGAATGTCATCTACATACACAGCTACAATGGTAATATCAGTCTTGTCTTTGCAAATAAACAAGCTATAATCCAATTTTGACTGATAAAACCCTTGACTAATAAGCTCATCAACTAAAGTTTCATGCCACTCCCTAGAGGCCTGCTTTAAACCATAAATTGACTTATTGAGTTTACAGACCTGATTAGGAGTGTGGACAATACCTTCTGGAACTCTCATGTAGACCTCCTCCTTTAAGGTGCCATGCAAAAAAGTATTATTTACATCCAGTTGATACATCTTCCAATTATTATGAGCAGCCAATGCTATCAAACATCTTACAGTGCTCATTTTAACAACAGGAGAAAAGGTTTCTTGATAATCTATTCCATACTTCTGTGTAAATCCCTTGGCCACTAGTCTAGCTTTACATCTCTCAAGAGTTCCATCAGACTTTAATTTCACTTTGTACACCCATTTACATCCTATGGGTTTCTTTCCTTTTGGTAAATCAACCAGTGTCCAAGTATTGTTATCTTGCAAAGCCTGTATTTCTTTCTGCATAGCATCTGTCCAAAGTGGATCACCAGAAGCCTCTAGATAAGAAGTTGGCTCAGTAATGTGGATGGAATTAGAGACAAAATTGGAATGACTTTCAGGCATCATATTCCTTGAAACAAGATTACACCAGTGCACATCAGAATTAAGGCTGAACATACACTGATAGTCTTTTAAGTATGAGGGAGTGGTCTTAAGTCTAGTGGAATGTCTGAGAGGTAAAGAAATGGTAGAAGTAGATATATCACTAGAATCAGATGAAGATGAATTTGTATGAGAATGAACAGAATCTTGTGATGAATAATTGTTGGGAATATGATTTGTAGAATTGCTGTTGAGGACAGAGTTTGATGTTAAAATATGATCTGAATCATAATCTGTTTGAGTAGTAATGGGAAGAAATGAGGAATCTGTATATGTATTCATGCTGGAATTGGTAATCAAATGAAATGGAAAGTGAGATTCATAAAATATGACATCTCTGCTAACTGTAACAGTATTAGTTAGCAAATCTAAAACTTTATACCCTTTTTGGTTAACTGGATATCCTAAAAATACAGTCGGGGAAGCTCTATTATCAAATTTGGATCTGTTGACTTTGATAGTAGAAATGTAACACAAGCATCCAAAACACTTAAGATCTGATAGAATGGGTTGAGATTTATGTAATTTGTAGTAAGGAGTTGAAAAATTAATGCTCTTTAAGGGCATTCTGTTGATCAAATAGGTGGCACAAAGTATGCACTCACCCCAATATCTAGCAGGAAGTTTAGACTGAATATATAATGCCCTGGCTGTTTCTAAAAGATGTCTATGCTTTCTCtccacaactccattttgttgtggagagTATGCACAAGTAATCTGATTGATGATCCCTTCTTTTAAATACAACTCTTGCATTTTTCCAGCAGTAAGTTCTAAGGCATTATCAGATCTGACACAAAGTATAGAAGTATGGAATTGGTTTTTAACATATGAAATGAAATTTTGGAACACAACTGGAACATCAGATTTGTGCTTGAGAAGATGAATCCATGTGAatctactaaaatcatcaacAATTGTAAGAAATTGATTACAACCAGATGTAGTTTTGACCTTATAAGGTCCCCAAACATCTATATGTAAAAGTTGAAAGATAGCAGTAGTTTTAATGCTACTTGTAGGAAAGGGATTTCTAGTTTTCTTAGCTAATGGACAAACTTGACATAAGTGTTCTGAACTGAATGACTTTACATCACAAGAAGGAACAATTAAACGCATTTAAGGAAATGGTAAGTGTCCTAGTCTCACATGCCAGAGAGAAGCAGAATGTAAGCCTGTAGCAGAAGATGAACTGAGACAAGCTTGAATAGGTGGAGAAGAATTCTTCAAAATAGCCTTGTCCACACTATACAAGCCATTACTCAATTTACCAAGAAGAGTTGGACCTTTCTGAGAATGGTCCTGAATGAGACAACAATCAGAGTTGAATATTAATTGACATCCAAGATCAAGACACAGTTTATGAGTGGAAATAAGTTTGAATTGAAAAGTGGGAACTAGTAAAACATCTTTGAGCAAGATATTACCATGAAGTAAGACATTTCCAATGTGTGTAACTGGCACTTTACTACCATTAGGAATAGTGATAGTATTGTCAATATCAGAAATAATAGAATATTGACAAAAATCATCTATTGTGTTGGTGATGTGATCTGTAGCTCCACTATCAAGTAACCATTCAGATTTAGAGCAAGAAAGTAAGCAAGTCTTACCTGTAAGTAGAGCATTATGAGAATCAGTAGCAGAATCAGATGTTTGAGTGTCTGAAATATGTTGTCTGTTCAAAATGTCCATGAGCTGATTGTACTGTTCTTGAGAAATATTGTTAGATTGATGAGTAACTGTATTGGAATGGTTATCTTCCTTGTGTTCAACTGGTGGAATGGAGACATCAGAATTTGGAACAAGAGCAGCTATCCTTTGATCTTTGTTGCCTCTGAAATTTGTCGGAAAGCCATGTATCTTAAAGCATCTATCAATGCTATGTCCTGGTACTTGACAATGAGTACAGTAGTAATTGGAGCCAGGTTTGATAGCAAATCTCTTATTCCCATTACCACAATTACCATTGAAATTTGGTTGTCTGAACTGAATACTTCTGTTGTTGCTCCCTGAGAAACTTCCTTGTCTATTAGCAGATCTGTCATTATCAAAACCTCTTCTTCTATCAACTAGAAATGCCATTGATTCATTCTGATTGAAAACCTGAGAAATTTCCTTGTGTCTTTCCTCTTGAGCAAATAGCCTATAAGCAGCTGAAACATTTGGCAATGGTTGCATCATTAAAACATTTGCCCTTACTGCAGCAAAATTGTCATTTAGTTTCATCATGAACTGCAATAGTTTCTGATCCTGTTGTCTATCCTGTATTCTTTGAGTCAAATTACAAGTGCATTTTTTGCAAGTACAGACTGGGAGAGGGTTGGCATCTGATATACCATCCCAAACTGTCTTGATTGCAGTGAAGAATTCTGAGATATTCTGGGAACCTTGTACAATTTCTGATAATTTCTGCTCTAAAGAATACACTTCTGTCATAGAAGCATATCCATAACGTTCTTCCAAATCGTACCAAATCTCTCTAGCAGTTTGCAAAAACAACACACTCTTTGCTATAGTGACATCAAGATTGAAAATAAGCCAAGAAATGACAAGATCATTGCACCTCGCCCAAAACTTGTATTCTGGTGAAGTTTTGTCAGGAATTTCAATCGTTCCATCAACGAAACCAATCTTATTTTTGGCTGATAATACTAACAGCATTGATCTTTTCCAGTTATTAAATCCGTTTCCATCAAACTTAACAGAAACTAATTGAGTCGAAGATGCATCAGAAGGATGTATGTAATACACACTAGATGGATCATGATTGTTGACAGCGATATTTTGATCAGTAGAAGTAGAATCAGAAGCGGAAGCCATGTTTAATCAAGGTTGATACGAACAAATGTATCAAGGTTTTCTCAGAGAAAATTTGACAAACAGTTGATGTGCAATCGGAATTTTAACAAATGTTTGATGCAAATCAGCGATGAAATTTCTCAGAAATATCTATGATTCAACAGGTAATCACAAATTCTAGATGTATAAAGAAAATCGACAGGATTCAGAAAAAATAATCGACCAAGTGATCAATTTTAAGCAAATCAAAACTAAGAAAATTACAGAAATATTCAGagaaatgaattttgattgcacTATATCTATTTACGATGAAACTGTATTCATAGACATAGAACCTGATTGTGTATTGATGAGCAACACGCAGAAGATGATGATAACAGCAAGACGAAGACGATGATCGGTAACACTAAAACGAAGATGATGATCAGTAGTGCATTGATCAAGTcaccatagctctgataccataaagATTTTGTAAAGAACCTTTTAGCTCAATATATGAATAATGTGTTTTTACAGATTTTACAGAAATGAAAATGTCATCAAAAACTTTAAACTTAGAGGGAAACTATAGCTGGTTATATACAAGAAAAGAGTAAGAATTTTCTAACTAACTTTTGGCGGGAAAAGAAAACAACTGACTAAACTTTTCTTACTCACTAAGCTAAgctaaataatttatatttatcaAGTAATGTTGATTGACTTTGACCAATGTGATATTGTATTACTAATACCAGCCGTGAAAAGTAAACAAAGCCGTAAATCACATGAATTGAAAGCAAAACAGAAAAGATGTTCAAAAATGAAACCAAGTTGGGGAGTGGTAGTTACCTTGGTTAGTTCCAAAATAGAGGCTGTACCTTGTGCAGCGGCTTCATTCCTTTAAGAAACACCAGGGTAGCCTTATAACTAAATCCCCCTAATAATCTCCCCTCCTGGTTGCCCAAACGCTCAATTTGTTCTGTTTTGTGATCATAGCACATGTATTCTTCATGTGTATGGAACACAATCTCGCCACCACGCTTAAAACAAGCTGACAGTTTATCCACACGAGTTCTTACTGGTCCAACAATAAACGTCTTACTCCAAATACCATTTCGCTCATCAAAAATATACACATTCACGCAAAAATCTTGAGAACGCGTAGACGTCAGCACTGCAAGACTCCCCTTCCAACTGACATTAAGAAATTCATTTTGGCCACGTTCTACCCCATACTTAAACGCAGGCAACTCTCTGAACTCTTTACTCTGAACCTCAAACTTGATCACACTTGGTTTCCTAGAACAGAAAGAAAAATTCCAATATGGCACTCCATTTACAATAGCAGACGGGACCTTGGAATCAGTCCTGGGTCGATGTTTAAATCCAGGAAGTTTAATAAATTTTGAACTCCAAGAACCAGAGTTGCACGAGTAAACGTGTGAcgaaaaaattttaaattcatgaAAGCACCTATCTGTATAACAGACTACCACTTGAAAATCGTTTTCTAATTCATTCCAACAGAATCCAAAAAAGTCTCCGTCCCGCCAACATCCCACATTGTACCATTGCGGCCTCTTAAATTTCTTAGCTTGTCTAGTAGCAGGATTCCATAATAAAAAATAACCTAGTTTCGTAACATAAAGACATACTAAGCCATTAATCGAACCAAGTAGGTGTATAAGAGAGCTAAGTAAGTTCATACGAGCCTTTGTTGATCGCTGGGAACGAGGGACATCAAACAATTCAGTTTTTGATAAATCAGATAGAGAGAGCATAgctatattattataattatggcATGCATCGATATCGTAGTACTTGCGTTTGTGAGAACCGGGGACGAGTCTGTTAATTATGAGATGTTGGTCGTCGTTGTCAGGGTTTTGAGAGGTGCAGTAGTTGTGATGAGAGTTTATAAAACCGGACTCAAAAAATAGAGATTTCCATGACTTGCAAACGGAACGGAACCGCATCAAAGATTTTATGGGTAATAGCGGCAGTATTTTGGTTTGAATTACATCTTCTGGCAGGTTTGGCAACGCCATGTTCAACACGTAGATTGTTGCCAACAAAGAAGATATGAATTAATATTTTGGCTTGCCCTATTCTCAGTTTTCCTTTACTTTGTTTTTATTTATACTGAATAGGAATAAATGGTGATAGAGATTACATATTACTCTAACTCTCTGCAAATGATAAATTTTTGGTTTTGAGTTGTATTTCACTAGCCTGGCTCAAATTGGGTATTGTGGTGGAGACAGCAACAGAGCTTTTAGTTTGATAAAATTTAAGAATCGCTTTTCAGAAAAATGCTTTTAATCTAAAAACTGCTTTTATAGAAAACAATTTTCTCATCCTTTTACAAAAAAACTGTTAATACCAATTTCACTATTAAACC
The sequence above is drawn from the Apium graveolens cultivar Ventura chromosome 2, ASM990537v1, whole genome shotgun sequence genome and encodes:
- the LOC141687457 gene encoding F-box/kelch-repeat protein At3g23880-like, coding for MALPNLPEDVIQTKILPLLPIKSLMRFRSVCKSWKSLFFESGFINSHHNYCTSQNPDNDDQHLIINRLVPGSHKRKYYDIDACHNYNNIAMLSLSDLSKTELFDVPRSQRSTKARMNLLSSLIHLLGSINGLVCLYVTKLGYFLLWNPATRQAKKFKRPQWYNVGCWRDGDFFGFCWNELENDFQVVVCYTDRCFHEFKIFSSHVYSCNSGSWSSKFIKLPGFKHRPRTDSKVPSAIVNGVPYWNFSFCSRKPSVIKFEVQSKEFRELPAFKYGVERGQNEFLNVSWKGSLAVLTSTRSQDFCVNVYIFDERNGIWSKTFIVGPVRTRVDKLSACFKRGGEIVFHTHEEYMCYDHKTEQIERLGNQEGRLLGGFSYKATLVFLKGMKPLHKVQPLFWN